Part of the Bifidobacterium crudilactis genome is shown below.
GTGACGTCGACGGCGATGAAGACATCCGTGGCGTTGACGGCTTTGCTGGTGGTGCTGGTCACCGTGCTCGGTGTGAGAACCATCACCGCGAGCAGCAGTGCTATGCCGCTGCGGCGTGCGCACGCCCAGGCCGTGGTGTCGGAGCTCGTGCCTTGTCTGCGAGTGATGATGACCGTCGTCACTGCGGCGGCGAGCAGCACGAGGCTGATGATGGCGGCCGGTACCCATCCGATGCCGGGAGAGAAGGTGAAGGTGCTCAGGATGTTGTTCATCGTCTCAACCTCCAAACTGCTACCAGATAGCCTAGGAACACCGCGCTGAGCGCGACGACCCACCACGCGGGCGCATCCAGCAGGCTGGATTGCGCCGCCTGCTGTGATTTGCCGCCGCGGCGGGTGTCGATTTCCCGGACGAGTTCGTCTATCGAAGCGCCGGTGCGTTCGCTGAGGAATACGCCGCCTTCGCTCTCGATATGGCTTTTCATCTCCTGGGTCGCTGCGTCGTTCAGGCTGGCATCAGGTCCCGCGAAGATGCCGTCCACATTAATCTGGGCGCTTTTGGCCAATGCGAGCGCCTGCTGCAAGGTGTATTGAGGGGTGCCGGAAACGACGTTGTCGGTGGCCAGCACAATGGATGCCGAACGCGACGGTGTTGTGCTCGCGCTCTGGCCCGAGCTGGCGTAGCCGAAGCCCGGCAGCATGGCCGCGCAGCTGACCAGGCCGTCGCCGATAAGCGAAGTCTGGTCCTTGATGTTCTGTGTGCCGTCCAGCCAGTCGGAAATCTGCTGATATTGTTTGTCGCTCATCTTGTCGATATCGTCCTGAGATTGGACTCCGCCGAGTATGTCCTTCGCATTCGACAGCTGCTTGGTGACCAGGGTGTAGTCGTCCGTCAAGGGGAAGACGGTACGGGAGGTCGAATTGAAGATGCTCAATCCGATGCGTTCTCCCTGGAATTTCGACACCAGGTCGAGATAGGTGGAGATGATCTCCCTGTCATAGGGGAGCGTGGAACCGGAGACGTCGAGACACAGCACGATGTCTCTGGTATTGGACTCTTCGTCTTCCGAGTTCACGGTGGACGGTCTGCCGATAAGTGCTGCACCGATGATCAGCGACACTACGAGCAGTGAGAAGGCAACGCGTTTGAGTGTCACCCAGAGCTTGTATTTGGACGCAACCTGCTCGTTGTGCAGGTCGGCATTAACGTTCCAGCTGAGAGCGTCCTGCTCTCGGTCGATTATCGGGGGACGCCGTTTTCCGCGCATCCAAATGTATGTCAGAAGCGCTACGGCGATAATCGCCGCCAGGAGCGCGGCCCACGGCCAACGCCATATCAATACTGTATTCATTGACTCTTTCACCGTCCCCAACGGTCTATCAGATTCAGCACCCAGTCCGAGGCTTCGTCCACGGTGGTGTCTCGGGCCTGGGAGTTGAGCATGGCATCGGCGAACTCGGGAGGATACAGTGCGGCGATGGTTTGCCGCAGCAGATCAAGGCCCCGTTGGCGCACGTTGCGACTTTCGATGTTCAAATCCAGTAGGGTGTGCGATCCCATGTTTCTGCCGGTGGCGTTCGATGCGAAATCTCGTGCCGTCTGGGCCAGAGCCAGGAATGCCTCCTCCTTGCTGATGCGGTCCGACTGGTATGCCTCCAGAATCTCCTGCACTCTGATGCGCCAGGGGTTGGAACGAGCCTCGCTGCTGTGCGAGCTGACAACCTTGGTGACCTGCGGGCGCGGGCGTCCGAGATACCAAGCCAGGGCGCCGAGAGCCACTGCGAAGAGTAGACAGGCGAGCACTGTAAACCACAGCGAGGCCGTCGTCTGCGGTCCGAGCACGTTGAGCTTGCTGACATCTAAATCCGCCAGAACAGCCTTATTCATCAGTGCCTCCTGAACCAGTGCCTCCCAATTTCGGTGTCTTGGGGGTGGCCAACTGCATGTGTCCCGCCCGGGTCAGGCTGCTCGAGATGATTCTGATGAATTCTCCGAACATCAGTTCACTCGAGGCGCAGTGCAGCAGGGTGGAACCGGCATGATCGAGTTCCTGTCTCAACGCCGCGGTCGTGAAGCCACGATGGGTGTCGATAACCTTCGCCGTCTCGGGTTGAGCAAGAAACGCGGGAATCCTTCTAGCGGTTTTCGCATCCACCACATGCCGAAATCCCGAGGGTTTTGAGAAGGGGTTGACCGTCGCCACATCGACGACGACGATCGGGTGGCTTTGCGCGAGTCTGCTGATCGCGTGAAGCTGCCGCTCTCCAAGCGCGCTTTCGTCGGTTGCCAGTACCACCAGGGCGTTGCGGTCGGTTATCGTGTTCGCATAATCCAACAGGGCGTCGATGTGTCTGGGATGTCTCAGCTGGTTTTCAAGTGAATGGTCGAGTCGATGCTCGAATTCGGTGAATCCGCCGCTGAACTGCATGCGGGTGATGCTTGCCGCATCTGCGAGCACCAGGGAGATGTCATCGGAACGACGCAGACATAATGCGCCGAACATGGCCAAGGCGTTGGCTGCGACATCAATGGCACGTTCTCCACCGACGCAGCTACCGCTCATTTCGCGGCCGACGTCGAGAAGCATCCACACGCGACTCGTGGCAAGACGCTCGCGCTGTGCGATCATCGGACGGCCGGCACGTGCGCTGCTCTTCCAGTCGATGAAGCGAGCCTCGTCACCGGATTCGTATGCACGAATATCCATGGTGTCTCCGGTGCCGCCCGAGCGGTGGGAGAGATGTTCGCCCTCCAAGATGCCGAGTGCTCGACGCACGGTCGGAAGGGAGAGCTTGATGCCAAG
Proteins encoded:
- a CDS encoding vWA domain-containing protein codes for the protein MNTVLIWRWPWAALLAAIIAVALLTYIWMRGKRRPPIIDREQDALSWNVNADLHNEQVASKYKLWVTLKRVAFSLLVVSLIIGAALIGRPSTVNSEDEESNTRDIVLCLDVSGSTLPYDREIISTYLDLVSKFQGERIGLSIFNSTSRTVFPLTDDYTLVTKQLSNAKDILGGVQSQDDIDKMSDKQYQQISDWLDGTQNIKDQTSLIGDGLVSCAAMLPGFGYASSGQSASTTPSRSASIVLATDNVVSGTPQYTLQQALALAKSAQINVDGIFAGPDASLNDAATQEMKSHIESEGGVFLSERTGASIDELVREIDTRRGGKSQQAAQSSLLDAPAWWVVALSAVFLGYLVAVWRLRR
- a CDS encoding DUF58 domain-containing protein gives rise to the protein MSSAQDTRDPVRRKIEALGIKLSLPTVRRALGILEGEHLSHRSGGTGDTMDIRAYESGDEARFIDWKSSARAGRPMIAQRERLATSRVWMLLDVGREMSGSCVGGERAIDVAANALAMFGALCLRRSDDISLVLADAASITRMQFSGGFTEFEHRLDHSLENQLRHPRHIDALLDYANTITDRNALVVLATDESALGERQLHAISRLAQSHPIVVVDVATVNPFSKPSGFRHVVDAKTARRIPAFLAQPETAKVIDTHRGFTTAALRQELDHAGSTLLHCASSELMFGEFIRIISSSLTRAGHMQLATPKTPKLGGTGSGGTDE